TCTCCGGTACCCGCCCCCACGATGGCATCCGCCCGGGCCTTGACCTCCTCCAGCACGGGCCCCCCGTCTTCCTCTCTCACCTTTTCCAGGTAGAGCCGAACCCCCTGGAAGCCCTTCTGCTGAAAGGCATACACCGCGTGGGGATTGCCCTGGAGGTTCGCGTGGGTGAGGCGGTCGGTCATCCCAAAGGCGAAGGTGCCGTCCCGAAGGACCTTGGGCCGGGAGTAGACGGCGATGTTCACCTCTCCCCCACGGCCTGCCGTAGCCAGAAAGCCGACGCCGCGGGCGTCATCGAAGTAGCGTTGCCAGTTCATCTCGAACCTCCCAGGGTGTTTCGCGCATCGGGGCCGCCAAGGGTACCCGGCCGGGAGCAAAGGTCAACCCCCCCAGGGCCCTCCCCAACCACCCTCTGGAATCCGCGCCGGGCGACCCCCATAATGACGTGCGCTCCCCTTTGGTCTTCCGAGGACCCCGTGACCGATCCCCTGCGCTCCCGACGCAACGACTTCGCCCGCCGGGGGCTCCTGCGCGCCCGGAACGAGGCCGAGCGCTGCCTCGAAGCAGAGGGCGCCCGCCGCCCGGAGCACGCCGAGCGCATCGGGGCGTGGCGGGCGGAGCTGGCGCGCCTGCCCGGGCGGCTCTCCGCTGGGGAGGCCCGGGTGGCCTTCGTGGGCGCGGTGAAGTCGGGAAAGTCTACTCTGGTAAATGCCCTGATCGGGGAGGACCTCCTCCCCCGGGGCTCGGGAATCCTCACGGCCCAGGTCACCGAGATTCGGGCCGGGCCCTGGTTCCGCGCCACGGCGGAGTGGAAGTGCCGGGCGGAGGTGAACGCAGGCTTTTCGTCCCACCTGGGAGCCCTGGGGAGCCCCGGCGCCTGGGACCTGAACGAGGCGACCCATCGGGACGCGGCCGGGAGGGTTGTGGCCCAGGCCAGGGGGCCCCACGCCGAACCCCTGCGGGCACTCCTGGCGGGCTGGGAGGAAGCCCGCCCCCGGCTGGCGCAGGCGCGGCGTACCGAGGAAACCCGGGACCCGGCGACCCTGGCCCGCTGGGCCGGCCGGGACGAAGCGGCGCTCTACCTGGCGGGGCTTCGGGTCGAGGTGCCCGCGCCGGATCTGCCCGAGGGGCTGGTGCTTCTCGACTGCCAGGGTGCCGACGCCTGGAACGCGGCCCACGGCAGGGATCTGGAGGAAGCCGTCCTGTCGGCCCACGCCCTCGTATACGTGGTCTCGACCCGGGTGGGCCTGCGGGAGGCCGACTTTCGCTTCCTGGAGGCCTTGCGGGGTTACGGGATGCTGGAGCTCACCCGGTTTGCCGTGAACACCGACCTGGGGGAGGTGCGAGACCCCGACCGCCTGCGCCGGGTGGTGGAGACGGCAGGCCGCCAACTGCGCGAGCTCGGAGCGCAGGAGGGCGTACACGCCTTCTCGTCCCTCCAAGCGCTCTTGGAGCGGCGGCTGCTCCTGGCGCCCGAGTCGGTGGGACCGGGAGAGCGGGGGCTCCCCGGCGCCTGGGAGGAGGCGATCCCCGGCCCCGCAGCCGAGAGCCGCGAGGCCTTCCGCGCCTTTCGCGATAGGCTGTGGTCCGACGCCCGCTCCGAGCAGGAGCACCTGGTCTTGCAGCGAGCCCGGGCGGATCTGCGACGAACCCTCGTGGAGGCGGCCCTGGCGCTGGGCGCGGCCGCCCTGGGGCGCGCCGCGTGGAGCGCCGACACCCTTGAGGCCCTTTCCACCCGGGCCCAGAGCCGCATGCGGGCGGCAGCCGAGGCGCGCAAGGCCCAGATCCGGCAGGCCGTGGCGCGGGGATTTTCCGCCCGGGGCGCCCCCCAGCGCGCTGCCTGGGAGACCCGCGTGGGCAGCCTCGACGCCGATGCGGCCTTGGCGTGGAGGCAAGCGGGGAGCGATCCGGTGGCCGCCGCCGCGATCCTCTGGGGCCGCCTCGAGGAGGGAGCCGGCGCCGTCCTCGCGGCCACCGAGCCCCTGAGGATCAACGCCGTCCGCAATCTGGCCCTGGAGGCCCGGGGCGAGCTGGCGCGCCAGGGGGAAGACGTGGCCGGCGGGCTCGCCGCTGCCCTGGCCGAGGCGGGAGCCGGTCTTCGGCCGCCGCCGGATCGACGGGCCCTTTCCCGTGAGATTACCGCCACACGCAAGGTCCCTCTCTTCCGCAGCCGGGGGCCCGGGGCACGCCCGGTGGAGGACGTTGCGGAAGCAGGGTTCGGGAGGATGCGAGCGCTCCTGGAGCAGGCGGGCCGGGCGATGGGCCAGCGGCTCCGCGGCCGGGGGGCCCCGCTCGCCTCCGCTGAGGCGGCCGCCCAGCGCGCCCTACTTGTCCGGCGCCTGTCCCGCGCTTGGGACGCCTACGTGGAAGACATCCTCGACGGGTGCCTGCTGCCCCACGTGGACGACGCCGCTGCCCAGGTGTATCACCACATCGCCTCGTGGGCGCTGGCCCAGACCGCGACCCCGGGGGCAAGCATCGCCTCGGCCCTGACCCAACTCGATGGCGGCACGCCCTCCCACGCCGAAGACCTCGAAGGAGACGTCCCATGATCCAGGCATCCGACCTCAAGCGCGGCCACGTGATCCTCGCCGACGGCGCACCCTGCCGGCTCCTCGAAGTCCAGCAGCACGCCCCCACGGCCCGGGGCGCCAACCTCATGGTCAAGGTGCGCTTTCGCAACCTGCTGACCGACCAGGTCCTCGACAAGACCTTTCGGGGGGGCGAGAAGGTGGAGGAGGCCGATTTCGAGCGCCGAAAGGGCCAGTATCTCTACTCCCAGGGGGACGGGGGCGTCTTCATGGACCAGGAGACCTACGAACAGTTCGAGGTGGGTCCCGAGATCTTCGACGGGGTGCGGGGGTACCTGCTCGACGGCACCGAGGTCGTGCTCGGCATCTACCAGGAGCGGGTGGTCAGCGTCGACCCGCCCCAGGTTGTGGAGCTCACGGTGATCGACACCCCCCCGGTGGTCAAGGGGGCCACAGCCCAGGCCCAGGCCAAGGAGGCCGTCTGCGAGACTGGGCTCAAGGTCATGGTTCCCCCCTACCTGACGACCGGCGAACGAATTCGGGTGGACACCCGCGATGGGCACTTCGTTTCCCGGGCCTGAGGGCCCGGGGGACTCCAGGCTTCGCCCCCCTCCTTGACGAACCTGCCCGGGACGCTACCCTTGGCCCCTTACCCAAGCCGGGCTTGGCCCAAGGAGACCCCCATGCGCACCCTGCTAGCCGCCCTCGCCTGCCTGCTCACCCTGGCCCTGGCCTCCCCGGGCTTCGCCAGCGAGAAGGAGTCGCCCAAGAAATCCGAGAAGAAGTCCGAGGCCCGGGAGGCGGGGGCGAAGCTGCCGAAGAACTTCCGGGAGTGGGCCCACACCAAGTCCATGGTCATCCCCGACAAGAGCCACGGGCTCTACGGATTCCACAACATCTACGCGAACGAGAAGGCCCTGAAGTCCCTCAAGGGGGGCGACAAGTACACCGAGGAGGCGGCCTTCGTCGTCTCGTTCTACGAGGTGGTGGACGAGGGCGGCATGGTGAGTCAGGGCGCCAAGATCATGGACGCCGTGATGATCAAGGACAGGAAGGCGTCGGCAACGGAGGGCTGGGTCTATGCGGCCTTCGGGCCTGACGGGAAGGCCCTGCCCATCGACCCGGTGAAGGACTGCTACGAGTGCCACACGTCCGTCCGGGACAAGGACTTCGTCTTCCACGCCTACATCGACTGACGGGAGGCCCCGGCCCGCTAGATCCGCACGTCCGCCGACAGCGCCTTGCACGCTCCGGTGCACTCCAGGCACCGGCTGCACGCGATGTGGTTGGGTTCCTCGTGCGGACGAAGCCCCTGGGGGCAGTGGCGGGCGCACTTGCCGCAGGCATTGCAGGCCGCCGCATCGACCTTCAGGTGGAACCCGGAAAACGTGTTGAAGAGCCCGTAGAAGCCCCCGATGGGGCACAGGGCCGTGCAGAAGAAGCGGTGGGAGAAGACCGCGAGCAGGAGCACCAGGACCAGCACCGCCGCCGACACGGCGGCCAGGAGCCCCTCGGGAGCGCGGAGGAAGAGGGGGATCCCCAGGCCCTGCTGACTCAGGCGCACGATGGCCCCGGGCGGACACAGGTGACAGAAGAAGAGGGACTTGGTGGCGTAGGGCAGCCACACGAGGAGCACCACGAAGAGCGGCAGCCGGCCCCAGCCCACCCAGGTGGGAAGGGTGAACTTTGGCACCGGGATCTTGGCCAGCAGATCCTGGACGAAGCCGAACGGGCACAGCCATCCGCAGGCCCAGCTCCCCAGGGCGGCCCCGAAGAGGAGCAGCACCGCCGAGCTCACGATGAGGAGCTCGACGGTCTTGGGGGCCAGGGCCCCGAACATCCCCATGACCATGCCCGCGGTCTGGAAGGCGATCAGGGGACACTTGAAGGTGGCCAGGGCGCACTGGGAGCAGTTGAGGTAACTGCACGGGATGAACCGAAGCCACGAGAAGAAGTAGGCGTTGCTTACCAGCAGGCTAAAGGTCTGCACCCACCGCCGGGGCGAGAGGCGCCCCAGGGGGCCCAGGCTCATCGGCCACCCCCGGGATTGGCGGGGAGCGCGGGGGCGCGCGAAGGCGGGGGCGGGGCACGCTGGGGCACGCCGAATCCCGGCGGTGCCGGCTGGGAAGGAGCCCCGAGGTTCAGGGGCGGCGGGCGCCGCCCCTGGCGGGTATCGGGCTGGAGGTGCCGGCCCAGAAAAAATGCGCTCACAACCAGGATGGCAACCCACGAGAGCCGCCACACCTTCCCCACGCTCATCGCCATACTCCGCCGTAGAGGGACCCCGGGCTTGGGTTCCGCCGGACGGTGGAGTGTAGAACGGCCTCCATGAGACGGGGATGAGAGGCACCTTAAATGGTTCTCATCCGAGAACCGCAGGTCCCGGCCTCCTCACCTTCTGTTGCCGGGCCCCGCCGGGCACTGGCGCGCGTGCTCCGCCAGGGCGGCCCGACAGCCGGACAGATCCAGCCGCGCCAGGCGCCGCAGCGCCTCGTGGTAGTGACGGGGGGCATCCTCCCAGAGCCCAAGCTGCCTCATCTCAAGCCCTTCCTCCGCCGTTCCCCGCCTGTCCCGAGCGGCACGGGCCCGGGCCCCGGGCGCGGGTTGTCACCCGCCGGGTTCGTGGCACCCTGGGACCGTCGCCGCCGCGCCGGCTGCAAACCGCCAAGAGAAAAGGGTCCAGCCGTGAGCCACTCGGAAGACCGCCTGCTCCTCAAGTCGCTCCTCGTCCTCGGGTCGGTCATCGAGGCGCGCGACGCCTACACCGGCGGCCACGCCTGGCGCGTGGCCCAGTTCGCCAAGCTCCTGGCCGAAAAGGCCGGCCTCGGGGCCTCCCAGGCGTCCCTGGCGGCCCTGGGGGGCTACGTGCACGACCTGGGCAAGGTCGGCGTCTCCGACGCCATCCTCCACAAGGCAGCCCCCCTGACGGGGGCCGAGGTGGAGGCCATGCGCGCCCACCCGGCCATCGGCCGGGGGCTCGTCGCGGATCATCCCCTGGGAAAGCTGGTCCTGGACTCGGTGTACCGGCACCACGAGCGTTTCGACGGGCAGGGCTACCCCGAAGCGGTGGGCCCCAGCGGCCTGGAGCTCTACCCGAGGATCGTGAGCGTCGCCGACGCCCTGGACGCCATGACGAGCACCCGTCCCTACCGGCAGGCCCTGGACCTGCCCGAAGCCGTTTCCCGGCTCCGGGCGGAGCGGGATCGCCAGTTCGACGGGCGGCTCGTGGACGCCATGGCGGCCATGGCGCAGGAAGGGCGCCTGGCGGGGATCATCGGGCACAGCGACCACGAGACCCCGCTCGTGCGCTGCCCCCGCTGCGGTCCGGTGATCGCGGTGGCGCGCACGGCCCAGGACGGAGACACGGTCCACTGCCGGGTCTGCCGCGCCAAGCACCGCCTTCACGCTGCGGGGAAGACCTTCGAAGTCGAATTCCTCGACGAACGCGCCCTGGCCGTGGCCCTCGAACCCGAGTTGGAACAAATCCACGGACTACTGCGGGAGCTGCCCGACCGGCTCTCACCCTGATCGCCCCGGGTGATCGCCCTGGGCCGAGGGGCGCGCACCGCCCACCGCGTTACCCGACGCGGCGGTACGCTTCCCCTTCCCGGGCATGGAGTTCCTCGAAGGCACAGCCGTGGGCCTCCAGAGCCTGTTGCACCGCCACCCGATCCCCCAGGGGAAAGGCCAGGGAGAGTCCGCAGTCGGA
The sequence above is a segment of the Thermodesulfobacteriota bacterium genome. Coding sequences within it:
- a CDS encoding pyridoxamine 5'-phosphate oxidase family protein, with the protein product MNWQRYFDDARGVGFLATAGRGGEVNIAVYSRPKVLRDGTFAFGMTDRLTHANLQGNPHAVYAFQQKGFQGVRLYLEKVREEDGGPVLEEVKARADAIVGAGTGDQVKYLVCFRLTKALVLVGDASPRDEPLPVV
- a CDS encoding dynamin family protein: MTDPLRSRRNDFARRGLLRARNEAERCLEAEGARRPEHAERIGAWRAELARLPGRLSAGEARVAFVGAVKSGKSTLVNALIGEDLLPRGSGILTAQVTEIRAGPWFRATAEWKCRAEVNAGFSSHLGALGSPGAWDLNEATHRDAAGRVVAQARGPHAEPLRALLAGWEEARPRLAQARRTEETRDPATLARWAGRDEAALYLAGLRVEVPAPDLPEGLVLLDCQGADAWNAAHGRDLEEAVLSAHALVYVVSTRVGLREADFRFLEALRGYGMLELTRFAVNTDLGEVRDPDRLRRVVETAGRQLRELGAQEGVHAFSSLQALLERRLLLAPESVGPGERGLPGAWEEAIPGPAAESREAFRAFRDRLWSDARSEQEHLVLQRARADLRRTLVEAALALGAAALGRAAWSADTLEALSTRAQSRMRAAAEARKAQIRQAVARGFSARGAPQRAAWETRVGSLDADAALAWRQAGSDPVAAAAILWGRLEEGAGAVLAATEPLRINAVRNLALEARGELARQGEDVAGGLAAALAEAGAGLRPPPDRRALSREITATRKVPLFRSRGPGARPVEDVAEAGFGRMRALLEQAGRAMGQRLRGRGAPLASAEAAAQRALLVRRLSRAWDAYVEDILDGCLLPHVDDAAAQVYHHIASWALAQTATPGASIASALTQLDGGTPSHAEDLEGDVP
- the efp gene encoding elongation factor P, whose product is MIQASDLKRGHVILADGAPCRLLEVQQHAPTARGANLMVKVRFRNLLTDQVLDKTFRGGEKVEEADFERRKGQYLYSQGDGGVFMDQETYEQFEVGPEIFDGVRGYLLDGTEVVLGIYQERVVSVDPPQVVELTVIDTPPVVKGATAQAQAKEAVCETGLKVMVPPYLTTGERIRVDTRDGHFVSRA
- a CDS encoding cytochrome P460 family protein, whose protein sequence is MRTLLAALACLLTLALASPGFASEKESPKKSEKKSEAREAGAKLPKNFREWAHTKSMVIPDKSHGLYGFHNIYANEKALKSLKGGDKYTEEAAFVVSFYEVVDEGGMVSQGAKIMDAVMIKDRKASATEGWVYAAFGPDGKALPIDPVKDCYECHTSVRDKDFVFHAYID
- a CDS encoding 4Fe-4S binding protein; the protein is MSLGPLGRLSPRRWVQTFSLLVSNAYFFSWLRFIPCSYLNCSQCALATFKCPLIAFQTAGMVMGMFGALAPKTVELLIVSSAVLLLFGAALGSWACGWLCPFGFVQDLLAKIPVPKFTLPTWVGWGRLPLFVVLLVWLPYATKSLFFCHLCPPGAIVRLSQQGLGIPLFLRAPEGLLAAVSAAVLVLVLLLAVFSHRFFCTALCPIGGFYGLFNTFSGFHLKVDAAACNACGKCARHCPQGLRPHEEPNHIACSRCLECTGACKALSADVRI
- a CDS encoding HD domain-containing phosphohydrolase, translated to MSHSEDRLLLKSLLVLGSVIEARDAYTGGHAWRVAQFAKLLAEKAGLGASQASLAALGGYVHDLGKVGVSDAILHKAAPLTGAEVEAMRAHPAIGRGLVADHPLGKLVLDSVYRHHERFDGQGYPEAVGPSGLELYPRIVSVADALDAMTSTRPYRQALDLPEAVSRLRAERDRQFDGRLVDAMAAMAQEGRLAGIIGHSDHETPLVRCPRCGPVIAVARTAQDGDTVHCRVCRAKHRLHAAGKTFEVEFLDERALAVALEPELEQIHGLLRELPDRLSP
- a CDS encoding DUF3343 domain-containing protein codes for the protein MIFHSIHRVMKAEKILKKAGLDVRLMPVPRQLSSDCGLSLAFPLGDRVAVQQALEAHGCAFEELHAREGEAYRRVG